One window of the Cryptomeria japonica chromosome 7, Sugi_1.0, whole genome shotgun sequence genome contains the following:
- the LOC131067285 gene encoding alpha-galactosidase, with the protein MEVMSVLLTVLLTIGLWDQTNGVSNGIGKTPPMGWNSWNHFACSIDESIIRGTADALISTGLSKVGYEYVNIDDCWGEQNRDAQGNLVARASTFSSGIKALADYVHSKGLKLGIYSDAGSYTCSKTMPGSLGHEEQDAKTFASWGVDYLKYDNCNNGGTQPQKRYPTMSTALSNSGRSIFYSMCEWGDQNPAKWAPAIANSWRTTGDIEDKWDSITSRADQNDQWASYAGPGGWNDPDMLEVGNGGMTMEEYRSHFSIWALIKAPLLIGCDLRSASSETLGILGNQEVISVNQDPLGVQGKKVSKQGDLEVWAGPLSNKRVAVVLWNRSGSTSSITAKWKDIGLSSNTVVQARDLWAHSKLSTSLQGNLTSSVDSHACKMYILTPTSS; encoded by the exons ATGGAAGTAATGTCTGTTCTACTTACAGTTCTTCTGACTATTGGACTGTGGGATCAGACCAATGGAGTCTCCAATGGGATCGGGAAGACCCCTCCAATGGG ATGGAACAGCTGGAATCATTTCGCTTGTTCAATTGATGAAAGTATCATTCGTGGAACAG CTGATGCACTGATTTCCACTGGATTATCCAAGGTCGGATATGAATATGTAAATATAG ATGATTGTTGGGGTGAGCAAAACAGAGATGCTCAG GGCAATCTGGTTGCTCgagcttcaacattttcttcaggCATCAAGGCCTTGGCAGATTATGTTCACTCTAAGGGTCTCAAACTTGGAATATATTCTGATGCTGG ATCTTACACTTGCAGTAAAACCATGCCAGGCTCCCTTGGACATGAGGAACAGGATGCCAAAACATTTGCTTCATGG GGGGTGGACTACTTGAAATATGATAATTGCAACAATGGTGGAACACAACCTCAGAAAAG GTACCCAACAATGAGTACAGCACTGAGCAATTCTGGCCGTTCTATATTCTATTCAATGTGTGAATG GGGTGATCAAAATCCTGCCAAATGGGCACCTGCCATTGCAAATAGCTGGAGAACTACAGGAGACATAGAAGACAAATGGGACAG CATCACATCTAGAGCTGATCAGAATGATCAGTGGGCATCTTATGCAGGTCCTGGTGGATGGAATG ATCCTGACATGTTGGAGGTTGGAAATGGGGGAATGACCATGGAAGAATATAGGTCACATTTCAGCATATGGGCTTTAATTAAG GCACCATTGTTGATTGGTTGTGACCTAAGGTCTGCTAGCAGTGAGACTTTAGGGATTCTGGGTAATCAAGAAGTCATTTCTGTCAATCAAG ATCCATTGGGAGTTCAGGGGAAAAAGGTCAGCAAACAAGGAGATCTTGAG GTTTGGGCTGGGCCACTATCCAACAAAAGAGTGGCCGTAGTCTTATGGAACAGAAGTGGATCGACATCTTCTATCACTGCAAAGTGGAAAGACATTGGTCTTTCCAGCAATACTGTTGTTCAAGCTAGAGATCTGTGGGCT CATTCAAAGCTTTCAACAAGTTTACAGGGCAACCTGACATCAAGTGTTGATTCACATGCTTGCAAGATGTATATTCTAACACCAACCTCTTCCTAA